TGAAAAAACACCGCCGTAAGCTCGCCTACAGCCATCTATTGATGAAAAAGTACGGCACCTGGGTCATTTTTCTGCAGAAGTACATCTACGGGGTCAAGACGCTGGTGCCCATCGCCATAGGCCTGACCCGCTACGATGCCGTGAAGTTCGGTATTCTCAACTTTCTCGCGGCGGCGCTATGGGCGGTGACGATAGGAGTGGTCAGCTATTTGGGCGGCAAAACGGTGCTGTCGATGCTGGAGAAAGCGAAAGAGAACCCGTGGGTCCTTCCTCTTGTCGGAGGTGCGATTATCGTTGCGATGGGACTCTTCATCGCACGCGCGGTCAGAAAATGATTCATCTCTCTTTGGGCTCGAACGCAAGAGAGACAGAGTTGATGCAGTACCGCAAACCTGTCGGCGGCGGGCCGTCCGGGAAGACGTGCCCCAGGTGGGCGCCACAGCGGGCGCAGGTGACCTCGGTGCGAATCATGCCGTAGCTGAGGTCTTCGTGTTTATCCACGGCGTCGGGCGAGACGGGGCGGGTGAAGCTGGGCCATCCGGTGCCCGAATCGAATTTGTCGCTTGAATCGAAAAGGGGCGCTCCGCAGCAGACGCAACGGTAGGTGCCGTCGCCTTTGAAATCCCAGTATTCACCACTAAAAGCCGGTTCCGTCACTTTTTTTCGGCACACCTCGTATTGCAAGGGGGTGAGCGCCTTTCGCCACTCACCGTCGCTTTTGACAATCTTTTTCATGAATCTGTCTCTCCTGTTTTTGGGGTGGCGTCTATTCTTTCACATAAGATCGGAAAAAGTGGTGGAATTTTTGGAATAGTCTGGCAATTTTTGTTTCATCAAAGAATATAAGAGTAAAATTACGGTATAAAAGCTCCGATATATTCGATATGGCATTACGTCTACAAAACGGAGCTTGAATTCATCTACACGGGGAAAAGGTACAATGACACCTAAGGGACTCGACAAACTGGGACTTGAAAATATTGGCAAGGTTTATTACAACCTCGATTATGACGAAGTGATCCGTCATACACTAGAACGTGGTGAAGCGCAACTCACGAAGAGTGGAGCGACCGCTGTCGATACCGGCATCTTCACCGGGCGCAGCCCGAAAGACAAATATTTCGTGAAGCAGCCGCCGAGTGAGAAGTATATCGCATGGGGCGATATCAACCAGCCGATCTCCAAAGAGGTTTTCGAGGATCTCTACAAAATCGCGACCAAAGAGCTTTCGGGCAAAGATATCTACGTGACCGATGTCTATGTCGGCGCCAGCCCGAGCAGCCGCCGTTCCATCCGTGTCGTCAGCGAAATCGCCTGGCAGGCGCATTTCGTCAAGAACATGTTCATCGAACCGAGCCCGGAGGAACTGGAGAATTTCGAGCCCGATTTCGTGCTCTATGACGCCTGCAAAGCGAAAAACACGAAATGGAAAGAGCACGGACTCAACTCCGAAGTGTTCGTCGCTTTCAACATCGAGGAGAATGTCGCCGTCATCGGCGGAACATGGTATGGCGGAGAGATCAAGAAGGGCATCTTCACGATGATGAACTACTGGCTGCCGCTGGAAGGAAAGCTGCCGATGCACTGTTCGGCCAATATCGGAAAAGAGGATGATGTGGCACTCTTTTTCGGACTGAGCGGAACCGGCAAGACGACACTCTCGACCGATCCGAACCGCAGGCTCATCGGTGACGACGAGCATGGATGGGATGACAATGGTGTCTTCAATTTCGAGGGGGGATGTTATGCGAAAGTGATCAACCTGGACGCTGAAAGCGAACCGGAGATCTACAACGCCATCCGTAAGGGGGCCTTGCTGGAAAATGTTGTCATCGACGAAGAAGGCAATGTCGATTTCGGCGATGCAAGCAAAACAGAGAACACCCGTGTGAGTTATCCGATCGAGCA
This genomic interval from Hydrogenimonas urashimensis contains the following:
- the msrB gene encoding peptide-methionine (R)-S-oxide reductase MsrB, with the translated sequence MKKIVKSDGEWRKALTPLQYEVCRKKVTEPAFSGEYWDFKGDGTYRCVCCGAPLFDSSDKFDSGTGWPSFTRPVSPDAVDKHEDLSYGMIRTEVTCARCGAHLGHVFPDGPPPTGLRYCINSVSLAFEPKER
- the pckA gene encoding phosphoenolpyruvate carboxykinase (ATP) — protein: MTPKGLDKLGLENIGKVYYNLDYDEVIRHTLERGEAQLTKSGATAVDTGIFTGRSPKDKYFVKQPPSEKYIAWGDINQPISKEVFEDLYKIATKELSGKDIYVTDVYVGASPSSRRSIRVVSEIAWQAHFVKNMFIEPSPEELENFEPDFVLYDACKAKNTKWKEHGLNSEVFVAFNIEENVAVIGGTWYGGEIKKGIFTMMNYWLPLEGKLPMHCSANIGKEDDVALFFGLSGTGKTTLSTDPNRRLIGDDEHGWDDNGVFNFEGGCYAKVINLDAESEPEIYNAIRKGALLENVVIDEEGNVDFGDASKTENTRVSYPIEHIENYECTLMGGHPKNIIFLSADAFGVLPPVSKLTKEQAMYYFLSGYTAKVAGTERGITEPVATFSACFGEAFLPLHPTVYAELLGKKIDEHGVNVYLVNTGWTGGPYGVGHRMSIKDTRGCINGILSGAINQSEFETLPIFGLQIPKTLEGVNTQVLNPINTWEDKEAYMESLKKLAGMFQKNFHRYDDAEGAAEIAAAGPKI
- a CDS encoding DedA family protein; its protein translation is MEEILNNLTTYGYIILFFYSLGGGFFALAAAGVLASIGKMDLATSIAVAFAANFIGDQALLLFTRANRHQMMEYLKKHRRKLAYSHLLMKKYGTWVIFLQKYIYGVKTLVPIAIGLTRYDAVKFGILNFLAAALWAVTIGVVSYLGGKTVLSMLEKAKENPWVLPLVGGAIIVAMGLFIARAVRK